One Qipengyuania aurantiaca genomic region harbors:
- the dprA gene encoding DNA-processing protein DprA yields MNEAVHPAPATLTQDEAFARIRLLRSPNIGPVSYAMLLARFGTAAEALEALPELGKKGGRQYRAAPRDKIEREVDGVRIAGAKYLFHDQPDYPRLLGEIDSAPPILTWRGDLSLAARPCVAMVGARNASAAAVKLARDFGQGLAEAGFTVVSGLARGIDGAAHEGAFPQTIGVIASGIDIAYPPQHSDLQERIARDGLLIAEQPPGTEPRGSHFPSRNRIIAGLAAGTLVVEAAVKSGSLITARLAGEAGREVMAIPGSPLEARSHGCNHLIREGAVLVQSPEDVAELLTGFDGSPRSTFREPSEQFDFEPSEMAEAEPADIASLLTTAPVAIDELIRQSGESAAAVQLALLELEIAGRLERHAAGRVTLTPA; encoded by the coding sequence GTGAACGAGGCGGTCCACCCCGCGCCGGCCACGCTCACGCAGGACGAGGCGTTTGCCCGCATCCGCCTGCTGCGCTCGCCCAATATCGGCCCGGTCAGCTACGCCATGCTGCTGGCGCGCTTCGGCACCGCGGCTGAGGCGCTGGAGGCGCTGCCGGAGCTGGGAAAGAAGGGCGGGCGGCAGTATCGCGCTGCGCCCCGCGATAAGATCGAGCGCGAGGTCGACGGCGTGCGCATTGCGGGCGCGAAATACCTGTTCCACGACCAGCCTGACTATCCGCGCCTGCTCGGCGAGATCGACAGCGCCCCGCCGATCCTGACCTGGCGAGGCGACCTCTCGCTGGCCGCCAGGCCCTGCGTCGCCATGGTCGGTGCGCGCAACGCCAGCGCGGCAGCGGTCAAGTTGGCGCGCGATTTCGGGCAGGGGCTGGCCGAGGCCGGGTTCACGGTGGTCTCGGGACTGGCGCGCGGGATCGACGGCGCGGCGCATGAGGGTGCATTTCCGCAGACCATCGGCGTGATCGCCAGCGGGATTGATATCGCCTACCCGCCGCAGCACAGCGACTTGCAGGAGCGGATCGCGCGCGACGGCCTGCTCATCGCCGAGCAGCCGCCGGGCACCGAACCGCGCGGCAGCCACTTTCCCAGCCGCAACCGCATCATCGCCGGGCTCGCCGCAGGCACCCTGGTGGTCGAGGCGGCAGTCAAGTCCGGCAGTCTCATCACCGCCCGGCTGGCCGGCGAGGCGGGGAGGGAGGTCATGGCGATCCCCGGCAGCCCGCTGGAGGCGCGCAGCCACGGCTGCAACCACCTCATCCGCGAAGGCGCCGTGCTGGTGCAATCGCCTGAGGATGTCGCCGAACTGCTCACCGGTTTCGATGGCAGCCCGCGCTCGACCTTCCGCGAACCCTCGGAGCAATTCGACTTCGAACCTTCCGAGATGGCGGAGGCCGAACCGGCCGACATCGCCTCGCTCCTGACCACCGCACCGGTCGCCATCGACGAACTCATCCGGCAATCGGGCGAAAGCGCGGCCGCGGTGCAACTGGCGCTGCTTGAGCTGGAAATTGCCGGGCGGCTGGAGCGGCATGCGGCGGGGCGGGTGACTTTG
- the plsY gene encoding glycerol-3-phosphate 1-O-acyltransferase PlsY, with protein MDFGTDFSITVLWAALLGYAFGSIPFGLILAKLAGKGDIRQQGSGNIGATNVLRTGSKGLAAATLLLDLAKGLVPVLIAWNLFWQEVGWTALFAVIGHCFPVWLGFKGGKGVATNAGVCFGLAWPLGAVYAVVWLGMLAITRISSLAGMSAVVAAALAAVFFGWWTFAKALALVAVLVIWLHRENIKRLAAGTEPKVGSKG; from the coding sequence ATGGATTTCGGTACCGACTTTTCGATCACTGTCCTCTGGGCCGCGCTGCTGGGCTATGCTTTCGGCTCGATCCCCTTCGGCCTGATCCTGGCGAAACTGGCGGGCAAGGGCGACATTCGCCAGCAGGGCAGCGGCAATATCGGGGCAACGAATGTGCTGCGCACCGGCAGCAAGGGGCTGGCCGCTGCCACCCTCCTGCTCGACCTTGCCAAGGGGCTGGTACCGGTCCTGATCGCATGGAACCTGTTCTGGCAGGAAGTGGGCTGGACCGCGCTGTTCGCGGTGATCGGCCATTGCTTCCCCGTCTGGCTCGGCTTCAAGGGCGGCAAGGGCGTGGCGACGAATGCGGGTGTGTGCTTCGGCCTCGCCTGGCCGCTGGGCGCGGTCTACGCCGTGGTCTGGCTCGGTATGCTCGCAATCACGCGGATCAGCTCGCTTGCCGGGATGAGCGCGGTCGTGGCCGCCGCGCTGGCCGCCGTGTTCTTTGGCTGGTGGACCTTCGCCAAGGCGCTGGCGCTGGTCGCCGTGCTGGTGATCTGGCTGCACCGCGAGAATATCAAGCGCCTCGCCGCCGGGACCGAACCGAAGGTCGGCTCCAAGGGGTGA
- the murI gene encoding glutamate racemase has translation MFDSGVGGLTVLAELRKLMPKAPVIYAADIAGLPYGAKSEAEVAARVAGLLGRMAERYDPRLICIACNTASTIALGMVREVLETPIVGTVPAIKPAAKVTKTGVIGLLGTEATVRQGYVDDLAREFADGKTLLRHGSNQLVALGEKKLRGETVSVDEVAKAASGLILQPGGENLDTVVLACTHFPLLEPELREAFGKDVAFIHGAAGIARRIAHLLEGQSFGFFARSFAVTTGEIDDFKRLSGAFERHGITRLRKF, from the coding sequence ATGTTCGATTCCGGCGTCGGCGGGCTGACCGTGCTGGCGGAACTGCGCAAGCTCATGCCCAAGGCGCCGGTCATCTACGCCGCCGACATTGCGGGCCTGCCCTATGGCGCGAAAAGCGAGGCGGAAGTGGCCGCGCGCGTCGCAGGGCTGCTGGGGCGGATGGCAGAGCGCTACGACCCGCGGCTGATCTGCATCGCCTGCAACACGGCGAGCACGATTGCGCTCGGCATGGTGCGCGAGGTGCTGGAAACGCCGATTGTCGGCACGGTCCCCGCGATCAAGCCAGCCGCCAAGGTCACCAAGACGGGAGTTATCGGCCTCCTCGGCACCGAAGCGACCGTGCGGCAGGGTTATGTCGACGATCTTGCGCGCGAGTTTGCAGACGGAAAAACACTGCTGCGCCACGGGTCGAACCAATTGGTTGCGTTGGGCGAAAAGAAGCTGCGCGGCGAGACTGTCAGCGTGGACGAGGTCGCCAAGGCCGCTTCGGGCCTGATCCTCCAGCCGGGTGGGGAAAATCTCGATACGGTGGTGCTGGCTTGCACCCATTTCCCGCTGCTGGAGCCAGAACTGCGTGAAGCCTTCGGCAAGGATGTCGCCTTTATCCACGGCGCAGCGGGTATTGCGCGGCGGATCGCCCACCTCCTCGAAGGCCAGAGCTTCGGCTTCTTTGCCCGGAGCTTCGCCGTCACCACGGGCGAGATCGACGATTTTAAGCGCCTTTCCGGCGCCTTCGAGCGGCACGGCATCACCCGCCTGCGCAAGTTCTGA